One window from the genome of Mauremys mutica isolate MM-2020 ecotype Southern chromosome 4, ASM2049712v1, whole genome shotgun sequence encodes:
- the GPX2 gene encoding glutathione peroxidase 2, protein MAHIAKSFYDLSATDIHGEKVDFNNFRGRVVLIENVASLUGTTVRDYTQLNQLQARYPRRLVVLGFPCNQFGYQENCTNEEILNSLKHVRPGAGFEPNFTLFQKCQVNGQEVHPVFAYLKAHLPAPADEPSAFMGDPKFVVWSPVRRDDLSWNFEKFLVGPEGEPFKRYSPKFQTVAIEPDIQRLLKLAK, encoded by the exons ATGGCTCACATCGCCAAGTCCTTCTACGACCTGAGCGCCACCGACATCCACGGGGAGAAGGTGGATTTCAACAACTTCCGGGGCCGGGTGGTTTTGATTGAGAACGTGGCATCCCTCTGAGGCACCACGGTGCGGGATTACACCCAGCTCAACCAGCTGCAGGCCCGGTACCCGCGGCGGCTGGTCGTGCTGGGCTTCCCTTGCAACCAGTTTGGCTACCAG GAGAACTGCACCAACGAGGAGATCCTCAACAGCCTGAAGCACGTGCGGCCCGGGGCCGGCTTCGAGCCCAACTTCACCCTCTTCCAGAAATGCCAGGTGAACGGGCAGGAGGTGCACCCCGTCTTCGCCTACCTGAAGGCCCACCTGCCCGCCCCGGCCGACGAGCCCTCCGCCTTCATGGGCGACCCCAAGTTCGTGGTGTGGAGCCCGGTGCGGCGCGACGACCTCTCCTGGAACTTCGAGAAGTTCCTGGTGGGGCCCGAGGGGGAGCCCTTCAAACGCTACAGCCCCAAGTTCCAGACCGTGGCCATCGAGCCCGACATCCAGCGCCTCCTCAAGCTAGCCAAAtag